A genomic region of Streptosporangium lutulentum contains the following coding sequences:
- the istA gene encoding IS21 family transposase, whose amino-acid sequence MKSSGEVMDIIAAYREVGTYRGAAQICGTTHKTVRRIIERSLTGNKPTCRKRREHNFDAVTELVAGKVQATAGKISAKRLLPLAQAAGYTGSARNLRRLVASAKKTWRRDHHRGRRPAIWTPGEMLVIDWGDAGGGLHVFCAVLAWSRIRFVRFADNQRAATTLAMLAECFEELGGVPKAVLADRMGCLKGGVVANKVIPTADYVRLATHYAFRPDWCEAADPESKGIVENLVGYAKRDLIAPHAPFDDLTAANVAARQWCAEVNAVPHSEICAIPVERLAAERELLSALPSLRPAIGKAPATRKVDKLSCVRFGSARYSVPTRLIGAAVAVVEADGRLLVSDLATGEIVAEHVPVAPGEAAVTDAHYGGPRPAPRRPARPRTEAEKTFLGLGPVAEAFLAASAASGNTRLAADLEELAALRAAHGEAALLSALERAVAFRRWRAEDVRSILAAGAGTAQPCPAGEALVLELPQVPTRPLSAYTLDKLNQIGQVS is encoded by the coding sequence ATGAAATCTTCGGGGGAAGTCATGGACATCATCGCCGCCTACCGCGAGGTAGGCACCTATCGCGGGGCCGCGCAGATATGCGGCACCACGCACAAGACCGTCAGACGCATCATCGAGCGCTCCCTGACCGGCAACAAGCCGACCTGCCGCAAACGCCGTGAACACAACTTCGACGCGGTCACCGAACTGGTAGCCGGCAAGGTGCAGGCCACCGCGGGGAAGATCTCGGCCAAGCGGCTGCTGCCGCTGGCCCAGGCCGCCGGGTATACCGGATCGGCGCGTAACCTGCGGCGTCTGGTCGCATCAGCGAAGAAGACCTGGCGGCGCGATCACCATCGCGGGCGGCGTCCGGCGATCTGGACGCCGGGCGAGATGCTGGTCATCGACTGGGGGGACGCCGGCGGTGGGTTGCACGTGTTCTGCGCGGTGCTGGCCTGGTCCAGGATCCGGTTCGTGCGCTTCGCCGACAACCAGCGGGCCGCCACCACCCTGGCCATGCTGGCTGAATGCTTCGAAGAACTCGGCGGGGTGCCCAAAGCGGTGCTGGCCGATCGGATGGGCTGCCTGAAGGGCGGCGTGGTCGCCAACAAGGTCATCCCGACCGCCGATTACGTCCGCTTGGCGACGCACTACGCCTTTCGGCCGGACTGGTGCGAGGCCGCTGATCCCGAATCGAAGGGGATCGTGGAGAACCTGGTCGGCTATGCCAAGCGTGACCTGATTGCACCGCACGCCCCGTTCGATGATCTGACGGCGGCCAACGTCGCGGCGCGGCAGTGGTGCGCCGAGGTCAACGCGGTGCCGCACTCGGAGATCTGCGCGATCCCGGTCGAGCGACTGGCCGCTGAGCGCGAGTTGCTGAGCGCGCTGCCGTCGCTGCGGCCCGCGATCGGCAAGGCGCCGGCCACCCGCAAGGTCGACAAACTCTCATGCGTGCGCTTCGGCTCGGCCCGCTACTCGGTGCCGACCCGGCTGATCGGCGCCGCCGTCGCCGTCGTGGAGGCCGACGGGCGGCTGCTGGTCTCGGACCTGGCCACCGGTGAGATCGTCGCCGAGCACGTCCCGGTCGCTCCCGGCGAGGCAGCGGTCACCGACGCACACTACGGCGGTCCCCGGCCCGCACCACGCCGCCCCGCCCGGCCCAGGACCGAGGCGGAGAAGACCTTCCTGGGACTCGGCCCGGTCGCGGAGGCGTTCTTGGCAGCCTCGGCCGCCTCCGGCAACACCCGCCTGGCCGCTGACTTGGAGGAGCTGGCCGCACTGCGTGCCGCGCACGGCGAAGCGGCCCTGCTGTCGGCGCTGGAGCGCGCAGTCGCTTTTCGCCGCTGGCGGGCCGAGGACGTGCGCTCGATCTTGGCCGCTGGAGCCGGAACCGCGCAGCCCTGCCCGGCCGGAGAGGCCCTCGTTTTGGAGCTGCCGCAGGTGCCGACCCGGCCGCTGTCGGCCTATACCCTCGACAAGCTCAACCAGATCGGGCAGGTGTCATGA